A window of Candidatus Nitrospira allomarina genomic DNA:
TTAAATGCTGAAACTCCCCCACCGACAGCGTTTCCGCTCGCCTAGTTAATGTGATACCTGTACGAATTTGAGCACTTTCTAGACAGGTCAAAGAAAAACCCGCTCCTCGTAATGCGTTGAGGAGGGTTTTTCGGCGTTGACCAAATGCCGCCCGCACCACCAAAGCAAACACGTCAGCTTCCTGAGCAGAATATGGCTGATGAACACGAATATCCAACCGCACCACTCCCGAATCTACATCAGGAACGGGGCGAAAGCATTTTCGAGACACGGGGAAACCGAAACGGACATCGGCCAAGCGTTGGGCCATAACGGATAGCACACCATAGTCTTTAGTATTGGGTTTGGCAGTTAACCGCTTGGCGACTTCCAGTTGCACGGTTAGGATCATTCGATGGATCTTTGGCCGGGCTTCTAACAACCGGAACATAATGGGCGTTGAAATGTTATAGGGCAAATTAGCCACTACCACAGCAGGCTCTGGTAGTTGATCGAAGGGAAAGCGGAGTGCATCGTGTTCTTGAATATCAAGGTTCGAACATTCCGCAAATTCCTTTTTCAAGAAATCCACCATACGGGGATCAACTTCCAAGGCTAACACCCGCTTCGCCGATTGGCATAACAATCTGGTCAATGCGCCGCCACCCGGTCCAATTTCACAGACATATTCATCGGGCTGGAGGTCCGCCAGATTGATAATTTTTCGAAGTAAATTTCGGTCAATAAGGAAATGCTGACCGAGCCGTTTGCGCGGATAAGGAGGAAGGGGTGCCATTATAGACGGGGAGAAAAATGAGAAGGT
This region includes:
- the rsmA gene encoding 16S rRNA (adenine(1518)-N(6)/adenine(1519)-N(6))-dimethyltransferase RsmA, yielding MAPLPPYPRKRLGQHFLIDRNLLRKIINLADLQPDEYVCEIGPGGGALTRLLCQSAKRVLALEVDPRMVDFLKKEFAECSNLDIQEHDALRFPFDQLPEPAVVVANLPYNISTPIMFRLLEARPKIHRMILTVQLEVAKRLTAKPNTKDYGVLSVMAQRLADVRFGFPVSRKCFRPVPDVDSGVVRLDIRVHQPYSAQEADVFALVVRAAFGQRRKTLLNALRGAGFSLTCLESAQIRTGITLTRRAETLSVGEFQHLSEALNGPMLSSDS